The following are from one region of the Marinitoga sp. 38H-ov genome:
- a CDS encoding cupin domain-containing protein, which produces MNKAYIGKAMDIEPITYDDGVNVKGAHKRVLIGNKLGAPNFVMRLFTLEKGGFTPKHTHNWEHEVYVLKGKLEVFNGEETVIAEEGSFVFVPPNVLHQFKNINDGESQFICVIPTSGGE; this is translated from the coding sequence ATGAATAAGGCATATATTGGTAAGGCTATGGATATAGAACCTATAACATACGATGATGGTGTAAATGTAAAGGGAGCTCATAAAAGGGTTCTAATTGGAAATAAATTAGGAGCTCCAAATTTTGTGATGAGATTATTTACATTAGAAAAAGGTGGATTTACTCCAAAACACACACATAATTGGGAACATGAAGTTTATGTTTTAAAAGGGAAATTAGAAGTATTTAATGGAGAAGAAACTGTTATAGCAGAAGAAGGTTCTTTTGTATTTGTTCCGCCAAATGTTTTACATCAATTTAAAAATATTAATGATGGTGAAAGTCAATTTATTTGTGTCATCCCAACATCAGGAGGAGAATAA